A window from Chitinophagales bacterium encodes these proteins:
- a CDS encoding TonB-dependent receptor codes for MLGEKWKIIGVGLLLYLFVIQASFAQTIIKGQVKDQTTNEAMFGASVIVEGTTTGTQTDFDGKFELEIKKDLPLTIKISFLGYDDYTHQLTEENKDQEIKVKLKESSVSMDVVEVKSTRLTQKEKESPLTVETMGITAIKENTAADFYEGLGQLKGVDLTSASIGFKVINTRGFNSTSPVRSLQLIDGVDNQSPGLNFSLGNFLGTSELDIQKVDLIQGASSAFYGPNAFNGVIDMRTRDPFIHQGLSAQVKYGERNLFQGAMRYAKVFQNKEGEDKFAFKLNFSYLRADDWEATNYDPATDSEVGRDNLGGYDAVNIYGDEDLAGGNDFRQNTRSYPGLGIYYRDGYREEDILDYETKNTKASMGLFYKIKSDLVLNYNLSYGGGTTVYQGENRFSLKNIHFYQNKLELSKKDKWFVRAYSTNERAGDTYDGVVTAFIMQDAARSNTNWNRAYSSYWNRSIVPRFNNSEGFPQLPGVGGDMNAYNDSVNMYVENNRALFEDYHTETRDVTNNSVRGEQMSYAQPGTEQFDSLFNVVTSNYLSEGGSRFYDRSALYHLHGEYTFEPKWTDNIKVGANGRLFAPNSRGTIFQDTIQYAYDTTFDASNNMVIDTSSEYNRITNFEFGVYAGIDKSFLHDQLKASFTIRVDKNQNFNFLVSPALSLVYNLDENNTFRLSFSSAIRNPTLSDQYLNFNVGRAVLLGNLNGFDSLITVESFQNYINVDTIGFESLEFFNVDPIRPEQVRTIELGYRGQLFGLLYIDASYYHSWYKDFIGFKLGIDTEFDNLGVPNVIQAYRVSANSDDIVTTQGFSIAANYYVGKYFNLTGNYSWNRLDLQGSDDEIIPAFNTPEHKFNLGFSGRNIIWNFKNRSFRNFGFAVNYKWIQGFLFEGSPQFTGQIPTYDMLDIQINKTIPKIYTTVKIGVSNLMGITPLVERDNGDIGNRFSEAWNNNNFQVYGGPRVGRLAYISLLFEIDKF; via the coding sequence ATGTTGGGGGAAAAATGGAAAATAATTGGGGTGGGGCTCTTGCTGTATTTATTTGTAATACAGGCTTCATTTGCACAAACAATTATTAAGGGACAAGTAAAAGATCAAACTACAAACGAGGCTATGTTTGGTGCTTCTGTAATAGTTGAGGGCACAACTACAGGTACACAAACAGATTTTGACGGCAAGTTTGAGCTTGAAATTAAAAAAGACCTACCCCTTACTATAAAAATCTCATTCCTTGGATACGATGACTACACCCACCAGTTAACTGAAGAAAATAAAGATCAGGAGATTAAGGTCAAACTCAAAGAATCCAGTGTAAGTATGGATGTGGTTGAAGTAAAATCTACGCGACTTACACAAAAGGAAAAAGAATCGCCCCTAACAGTAGAAACAATGGGGATTACTGCAATTAAGGAAAATACAGCAGCCGATTTCTATGAAGGCCTTGGACAATTGAAAGGTGTTGACCTCACTTCAGCCAGTATTGGGTTTAAAGTGATCAATACGCGTGGTTTCAACAGCACATCCCCGGTACGTTCATTACAGTTGATCGATGGTGTTGACAATCAATCTCCCGGATTGAACTTTTCGCTGGGAAATTTTCTTGGGACTTCAGAACTGGATATACAAAAAGTCGACCTGATTCAGGGTGCTTCTTCAGCATTTTACGGCCCCAATGCTTTCAATGGGGTGATTGATATGCGCACACGCGATCCATTTATTCACCAAGGACTTTCTGCCCAGGTGAAATATGGAGAGCGAAATCTTTTTCAAGGGGCTATGCGCTATGCCAAAGTTTTTCAAAATAAAGAAGGCGAAGACAAATTTGCCTTTAAGTTGAATTTTTCCTACCTGCGTGCAGATGACTGGGAGGCTACCAATTATGACCCTGCAACAGATTCTGAAGTAGGGCGTGACAATTTGGGAGGTTACGATGCTGTGAACATATATGGCGATGAAGACCTGGCCGGAGGCAACGATTTCAGACAAAACACAAGGTCTTATCCCGGGCTGGGCATCTATTATCGCGATGGATATAGAGAAGAAGATATACTTGATTATGAAACAAAAAACACAAAAGCTTCAATGGGTTTGTTTTACAAAATAAAATCAGACCTGGTTTTGAATTACAATCTCAGTTATGGCGGGGGAACTACTGTTTACCAGGGAGAAAACCGATTTTCCCTGAAAAACATACACTTTTATCAGAACAAGCTTGAATTGAGCAAAAAAGACAAATGGTTTGTACGTGCTTATTCTACCAATGAACGGGCCGGTGACACTTACGATGGTGTAGTGACAGCTTTTATTATGCAGGATGCGGCAAGGAGTAACACTAACTGGAACAGGGCTTACAGCTCTTATTGGAACCGTTCAATAGTGCCCAGGTTTAATAATAGTGAAGGCTTTCCTCAATTGCCCGGAGTGGGTGGAGATATGAATGCCTATAATGATTCGGTAAATATGTATGTTGAAAATAACCGTGCATTATTTGAAGATTACCATACTGAAACCCGCGATGTGACTAATAATTCGGTACGTGGGGAGCAAATGTCCTATGCACAGCCCGGAACTGAACAATTTGACTCACTTTTTAATGTAGTTACCAGTAATTATTTATCAGAGGGAGGTTCACGTTTTTATGACCGTTCTGCCCTTTATCATTTGCATGGGGAATATACCTTTGAGCCAAAATGGACAGACAATATAAAAGTAGGTGCCAACGGAAGATTGTTTGCGCCAAACTCTCGCGGAACTATATTTCAGGATACCATTCAATATGCCTATGATACGACTTTCGATGCTTCAAATAATATGGTCATTGATACCAGTTCGGAATACAACAGAATCACCAATTTTGAATTTGGGGTTTATGCAGGGATTGATAAGTCTTTTCTTCATGATCAGTTAAAAGCAAGTTTCACTATTCGTGTAGATAAAAACCAAAACTTTAATTTTCTTGTATCGCCCGCTTTATCGCTTGTTTATAATTTAGATGAAAATAATACTTTCAGGTTGTCATTTTCTTCAGCAATAAGGAATCCCACATTATCTGATCAATACCTGAATTTTAATGTGGGCAGGGCCGTTTTGTTGGGCAATTTAAATGGATTCGACTCACTGATTACGGTTGAATCTTTTCAAAACTATATAAATGTAGATACAATAGGTTTTGAAAGCTTGGAATTTTTCAATGTTGATCCTATTCGTCCCGAGCAGGTTAGAACTATAGAACTGGGCTATCGAGGGCAATTATTCGGACTTTTGTACATAGACGCTTCGTATTACCACAGTTGGTATAAAGATTTCATTGGCTTTAAATTAGGTATTGATACTGAGTTTGACAATTTAGGGGTTCCAAATGTAATCCAGGCTTACCGTGTATCGGCCAATTCAGATGACATTGTCACCACACAGGGCTTTTCTATAGCGGCCAATTATTATGTTGGTAAATACTTCAACCTTACGGGAAACTATTCTTGGAATCGACTTGATTTACAAGGATCAGATGATGAGATTATACCGGCATTCAATACCCCAGAACACAAATTCAACTTGGGTTTTTCAGGGCGTAATATTATTTGGAATTTTAAAAATCGTAGTTTCAGAAATTTTGGATTTGCCGTAAATTACAAATGGATACAGGGCTTTTTGTTTGAAGGCTCTCCACAGTTTACCGGGCAAATTCCCACATATGATATGCTGGACATTCAGATCAACAAGACAATTCCTAAAATCTACACTACTGTAAAAATTGGTGTTTCCAACCTTATGGGCATTACTCCACTGGTAGAACGCGACAATGGCGACATAGGAAACCGGTTCAGTGAAGCCTGGAACAACAATAATTTCCAGGTATATGGTGGGCCAAGAGTTGGGCGCCTTGCTTATATTTCACTGCTTTTCGAGATTGATAAATTTTAA
- a CDS encoding T9SS type A sorting domain-containing protein, which translates to MKKYHNLLLLVLFLCFSLKGFSQRYTSEIFSYLNIEVESDVLYGQNYERVSLISPNVEMKELRMDIYQPKQSVDTVSERPLMIYLHTGNFLNPPQNGAPTGLKTDLTAVEICRQFARRGYVAASIYYRLNWNPATTNADTRKTTLLQAVFRAIIDAKTAVRYFRKSHAENNNPYNIDPNKIMLFGEGSGGYVALAHATLDKQSEIELTKFLDAGGDPVLETSVIGGFDGFGGSENYDNHVGYSADVQLIVNIGGSLADTSWMEPGDPPMVAFQCVRDPFAPYLDGTVVVPTTNENVVDVQGAGVFMKKAVAVGNNAVFDTANLNDPITQIARSRYDQTVDHWGNAPDFEISVAGDEGLMPFLLPLAPSGAQFDNQSSPWQFWDPNSDLANKPSTEPGLTTHESALQSNPDMSREKALRYIDTIQWYLQPRAVLALDLDTTTTYKDSLAGIPDPTTVVGLKDIPLKEVNMRLYPNPASETVVLQLNDNELKMESFEIYNLNGQIVAQDRIIDPNNVKINRNGLSKGIYFINVRYDDKRSSVHKVIFE; encoded by the coding sequence ATGAAAAAATATCACAACCTATTATTGTTAGTTTTATTTCTTTGCTTTAGCCTGAAGGGTTTTTCACAGCGTTACACTTCAGAAATATTCAGCTATTTGAATATTGAAGTTGAAAGCGATGTGCTTTACGGACAAAATTATGAACGTGTAAGTCTCATATCTCCCAATGTTGAAATGAAGGAATTAAGAATGGATATTTATCAACCCAAACAGTCTGTTGATACTGTTTCTGAACGGCCTTTAATGATTTACCTGCACACAGGTAATTTTTTGAATCCACCTCAAAATGGTGCTCCAACGGGGCTAAAGACTGACCTTACAGCAGTGGAGATATGCAGACAGTTTGCGCGAAGGGGGTATGTAGCGGCATCTATTTATTACAGACTTAACTGGAATCCTGCTACTACTAATGCAGATACAAGGAAAACCACACTCTTGCAAGCTGTGTTCAGAGCCATAATTGATGCCAAAACAGCAGTTCGTTATTTTAGAAAATCCCATGCAGAAAACAACAATCCATACAATATTGACCCCAATAAAATCATGCTTTTTGGAGAAGGTTCAGGTGGTTATGTAGCATTGGCTCACGCTACACTTGACAAGCAAAGCGAAATTGAATTGACTAAATTTTTGGATGCAGGGGGAGATCCAGTACTTGAAACATCAGTCATAGGTGGTTTTGATGGATTTGGCGGCAGTGAGAACTATGACAATCATGTTGGGTATTCCGCAGATGTACAACTGATAGTCAATATTGGAGGTTCGCTTGCTGATACATCATGGATGGAACCTGGCGATCCACCAATGGTAGCATTTCAATGTGTGCGTGACCCTTTTGCTCCTTATCTTGACGGTACAGTAGTGGTGCCTACTACCAATGAGAATGTAGTAGATGTACAGGGAGCAGGTGTGTTTATGAAAAAAGCTGTGGCTGTTGGAAACAATGCGGTTTTTGACACTGCCAACCTGAATGATCCGATTACTCAAATTGCAAGATCAAGGTATGATCAAACGGTAGATCACTGGGGAAATGCACCTGATTTTGAAATATCTGTAGCAGGCGATGAAGGCCTGATGCCTTTTTTATTGCCTTTAGCTCCATCGGGCGCACAATTTGATAACCAAAGCAGCCCTTGGCAGTTTTGGGATCCAAACTCTGATTTGGCCAATAAACCCTCTACTGAACCAGGTTTGACAACCCATGAATCTGCTTTACAAAGCAACCCCGATATGTCACGTGAAAAAGCTTTGCGCTATATTGATACTATTCAGTGGTATTTACAGCCCCGCGCTGTATTGGCTTTAGATTTGGATACTACAACTACTTATAAAGATTCGCTGGCCGGAATTCCAGACCCAACTACTGTTGTAGGATTAAAAGATATTCCTTTAAAAGAAGTGAATATGCGTCTGTACCCTAATCCAGCTTCAGAAACTGTAGTACTTCAGTTGAATGACAATGAATTGAAAATGGAATCTTTTGAAATCTATAATTTGAATGGCCAAATCGTAGCACAGGACAGAATTATTGATCCCAATAACGTGAAAATCAATCGCAATGGTTTGAGTAAAGGCATATACTTCATTAATGTGCGCTATGATGATAAGCGTTCATCGGTACACAAGGTGATTTTTGAATAA
- a CDS encoding acyl-CoA dehydrogenase family protein, with product MKDIKEKTSIKNKVVSKYKASENFFNSDLVLREYLNRKVSKAGLEYMQDKLQAIGKQAATEMDALSLEADKKSPELVKRDFFGENIEEVKFHPAYNRLLQMAIDSEMFTVKWKPELKKKFQKELHSLGFASGYLYSLSELGQYCPLCMTDGVARLIDLYCDEEDKQRLLPHIATKNLEELYTGAMFLTEKSGGSDVGRNIVKAEKVQGKTYHLSGEKWFCSNVNAELIFALARTDENVEGTRGLSIFLVEKHLPNGERNNLPIVRLKDKLGVRSMASAECVLDKTVGTLVGEEFKGFKIMTDMINLSRLYNSVAALSGARRALVEAYNFTLFRQSFGKTAVEHTLIRDKFFELGSLNVANFYLTWRAIEALDNADNGNENEKHLSRLLTPMVKKWSAEKAVYITRESMELMGGIGYIEDGVLPKIMRDVMVLPIWEGAGNIMVLDMLRACFKSDGLKVMMAEIKTALGKNSEYDDLLLSGLGKSEKAAKALFEMDRENMELNAKYLFEELTTLYQLSIILNNTNAENEKWMLPTAQYLKNQLEHVPNSEVYSVESIKGLIGWEI from the coding sequence GTGAAAGATATAAAAGAGAAAACATCAATAAAAAACAAAGTAGTAAGCAAATACAAAGCCAGTGAAAATTTCTTTAACAGTGATCTGGTTTTGAGGGAATATCTGAATAGAAAAGTAAGTAAGGCTGGTCTTGAATATATGCAGGACAAGCTTCAAGCCATTGGAAAACAAGCGGCAACTGAAATGGATGCCCTTTCGCTTGAGGCCGACAAGAAAAGCCCCGAGCTGGTAAAAAGGGATTTTTTTGGAGAAAATATTGAAGAGGTAAAATTTCATCCTGCTTATAATCGCTTGCTGCAAATGGCCATTGACTCAGAAATGTTTACCGTAAAATGGAAGCCCGAACTCAAAAAGAAATTTCAAAAAGAATTGCACAGCCTGGGTTTTGCTTCGGGCTATTTGTATTCATTGAGTGAACTGGGTCAGTATTGTCCCTTGTGCATGACCGATGGTGTTGCCCGTCTGATTGATTTGTATTGTGATGAAGAAGATAAACAGCGATTGCTACCGCATATTGCTACCAAAAATCTTGAGGAATTATATACCGGAGCAATGTTCCTTACGGAAAAATCCGGAGGTTCGGATGTAGGGCGAAATATTGTAAAGGCCGAAAAAGTTCAGGGAAAAACCTATCACCTGAGTGGTGAAAAATGGTTTTGCAGTAATGTGAATGCAGAGCTGATTTTTGCACTGGCCCGAACTGATGAAAATGTAGAGGGGACACGTGGGCTTTCCATCTTTTTGGTAGAAAAACATTTGCCCAATGGTGAAAGAAACAATTTACCGATCGTGCGATTGAAAGATAAATTGGGTGTACGTTCTATGGCAAGTGCAGAATGTGTGCTCGACAAAACTGTGGGGACCCTGGTAGGTGAGGAGTTCAAAGGCTTTAAGATCATGACTGATATGATCAATTTGTCGCGACTATACAATTCTGTTGCGGCTTTATCTGGGGCCAGAAGGGCATTGGTAGAAGCTTATAATTTTACATTATTTCGCCAGAGTTTTGGAAAAACAGCTGTAGAACACACCCTTATCAGGGATAAATTTTTTGAACTCGGAAGTTTGAATGTTGCCAATTTTTACCTCACATGGCGTGCCATTGAAGCACTGGACAATGCAGACAATGGCAATGAAAATGAAAAACACCTTTCCCGTTTGCTCACCCCTATGGTCAAAAAATGGTCGGCTGAAAAAGCGGTGTACATCACTCGCGAAAGCATGGAGCTGATGGGTGGTATCGGTTATATTGAAGATGGCGTGTTGCCCAAGATTATGCGTGATGTGATGGTGCTGCCAATTTGGGAAGGTGCCGGAAATATCATGGTGCTGGACATGTTACGTGCCTGCTTTAAATCAGATGGATTGAAAGTGATGATGGCGGAAATAAAAACTGCACTGGGCAAAAATTCAGAATATGATGATTTGTTATTGAGTGGTTTGGGCAAAAGCGAAAAGGCTGCCAAAGCATTGTTTGAAATGGATCGCGAAAATATGGAACTCAATGCCAAATACCTTTTTGAAGAACTGACTACTTTATATCAGCTCAGTATTATTCTCAACAACACGAATGCAGAAAATGAAAAATGGATGCTTCCTACGGCACAGTACCTTAAAAATCAATTGGAGCACGTTCCCAACTCTGAGGTATATTCTGTGGAAAGTATTAAAGGATTGATAGGCTGGGAAATTTGA
- a CDS encoding ArsC/Spx/MgsR family protein, with product MKRIYYLSTCSTCKRILKDLGDKTQSFELIDIKSDPLDEKQVEELAAIAGSYQALFSRTARKYKELGLKDKKLDEKDYKHYLLEHYTFLKRPVLVEGNKIFIGSRAVQKYADGAN from the coding sequence ATGAAACGCATCTACTACCTTTCCACCTGCTCTACCTGCAAAAGAATTCTTAAGGATTTGGGAGACAAAACCCAATCATTTGAATTGATTGATATCAAAAGCGATCCGCTGGATGAAAAGCAAGTGGAAGAATTGGCTGCTATAGCAGGATCCTATCAAGCACTGTTTAGCCGTACCGCGAGAAAATACAAAGAACTGGGGCTGAAAGACAAAAAGCTTGATGAGAAAGATTACAAACATTATTTACTGGAACATTACACTTTTTTAAAACGCCCTGTTTTAGTTGAGGGTAATAAAATATTCATAGGTTCCAGGGCTGTTCAAAAATATGCTGATGGAGCCAACTGA
- a CDS encoding alpha/beta fold hydrolase codes for MEPTESKKGKAFYYFLFATMLLSLALFFAKNKYYKPVKPSKEIAFHDFYENKLDKSKTLGVRPGDEEKLIYFGEKTDRVLLYIHGYGASRAEGEYITDSLAKKWQANAYYLRLPGHGLDKEAHNRAAFDDYLREVEETLYRVQELGDTVIVLGTSMGALLATYLAAQYPDRVQALILFSPFYDYVSPLGVLAKIPGLIQLYALLNGNERNFEASEELQKRIDPEYYDHWTIEQKITAVQSIEDLRNFVAKSSTYEKIQAPLVCFYYYKDEANQDHAASVKAMLNAFDQFASDLKMKFPIEEGSHVLASEYVRTDKAAIFSGIEQWNSKWIGAAQ; via the coding sequence ATGGAGCCAACTGAATCTAAAAAGGGCAAGGCATTTTATTATTTTTTGTTTGCAACCATGCTCCTGAGCCTGGCTTTGTTTTTTGCAAAGAATAAATATTATAAACCAGTAAAGCCATCTAAGGAAATAGCTTTTCATGATTTTTACGAAAATAAATTAGACAAGAGTAAGACATTAGGAGTAAGGCCTGGTGATGAAGAGAAATTAATTTATTTTGGTGAAAAAACAGACCGGGTTTTGCTGTATATTCACGGATATGGTGCATCGAGGGCTGAAGGTGAATACATTACAGATTCACTGGCAAAGAAATGGCAGGCCAATGCTTATTACCTGCGTCTTCCCGGGCATGGACTGGACAAGGAAGCGCATAATCGTGCTGCTTTTGATGATTATTTAAGGGAAGTGGAAGAAACCCTTTATCGTGTACAAGAATTGGGGGATACTGTAATTGTGCTTGGTACAAGTATGGGAGCTTTGCTTGCCACATATCTTGCTGCACAGTATCCCGATAGAGTTCAGGCACTTATCCTTTTTTCCCCATTTTATGATTATGTAAGCCCGCTTGGTGTTTTGGCGAAAATACCGGGACTTATTCAGCTCTATGCCCTGCTAAATGGCAATGAACGTAATTTTGAAGCTTCTGAAGAACTCCAGAAAAGAATAGACCCGGAATACTACGATCATTGGACAATAGAACAAAAAATAACAGCTGTTCAGTCAATCGAAGATTTGAGGAATTTTGTAGCTAAAAGTAGTACTTATGAAAAAATACAAGCACCTCTTGTTTGCTTTTATTATTATAAAGATGAAGCCAATCAGGATCATGCGGCCAGTGTAAAAGCCATGCTCAATGCATTTGATCAATTTGCTTCAGATTTGAAAATGAAATTCCCGATTGAAGAAGGCAGTCATGTCCTTGCCAGTGAATATGTACGCACGGATAAAGCTGCTATTTTTAGTGGTATTGAGCAGTGGAATAGCAAGTGGATTGGTGCAGCACAATAA